From a single Nicotiana tabacum cultivar K326 chromosome 8, ASM71507v2, whole genome shotgun sequence genomic region:
- the LOC107821116 gene encoding non-specific lipid transfer protein GPI-anchored 21 — translation MLRSFSPCINFTTTGGSNSSPTSECCRSLKCVMSNGTDCLCLIVTGNVPFRVPINRTLAVSLPKACNMAGVPPQCKASASPIPAPGPAALAPTKSPRSSQRPKSPPSPSPEAANVPQPFTPFGPVADTTPGNPNTGLTPPSPTDSFGNPDDNSGFKPNLTPSAAPSSDRFSTLVLLAACGAMAFKFY, via the exons ATGTTACGTAGCTTTAGCCCTTGCATAAACTTCACTACTACTGGTGGGAGCAATTCTTCACCAACTTCAGAATGTTGCCGATCTCTCAAGTGTGTCATGAGTAATGGCACAGATTGCCTCTGCCTTATTGTTACTGGAAATGTTCCTTTTCGCGTACCCATTAACAGGACATTAGCAGTTTCCCTACCCAAAGCCTGTAACATGGCTGGTGTCCCCCCTCAGTGCAAAG CATCTGCTTCCCCTATTCCAGCTCCAG GTCCAGCTGCCTTAGCACCAACAAAATCTCCTAGATCATCTCAAAGGCCTAAGTCACCTCCATCTCCTAGTCCTGAAG CTGCTAATGTTCCTCAGCCATTCACACCTTTTGGACCAGTGGCTGATACAACACCAGGTAATCCTAATACAGGTTTAACACCACCTTCCCCAACAGACAGCTTTGGAAACCCTGATGATAATtcaggattcaagcctaatttgaCACCATCAGCGGCCCCATCTTCTGATAGATTTTCAACACTTGTTCTTCTAGCAGCCTGTGGAGCAATGGCTTTCAAGTTCTACTAA
- the LOC107821118 gene encoding putative RNA helicase SDE3 produces the protein MGSVADKSDDEYSIITDKGDIGFVDFDRYKSACSYNPNGESEIVVISVPFPLIGGKPKSGIVGETIVDSITIENTTNDSLELWSIKIYDSKPEDSFTLSLMKPPTPCSDMQYVQEFMESFSLEDRMLRPGQTLTVWLSCKPKEIGLHTSAVHINVGDETVERLVFVLAEDKVSQSLASSRPYYRDRKKKAPAVDVFAPNAFVVGSRPTRARNQGFRYRLPSYRIPGDIREMIEKEQFPDVIGEGLRRDNYILYFRILLNIEEIKMEEDMRDYEMESATMKRRGPQFLSLDVPGLAERRPSLVYGDYIFARLATADASETTPYQGYIHRVEAEEVYLKFDKEFHINHVAGNLYNVQFAFNRTSVRRLHQAIEATESLNGEILFPSGISRARHIQAARLAPISCTLNKEQTTAVEKILGCKGGAPYVIHGPPGTGKTRTLIEAILQLHVTRKDARVLVCAPSNSAADHILEKLVSQQNVEVKDHEIFRLNALTRPLDDVNPSHIRFCNVEVDAFKCPLLRDLRRYRIIISTYASASLLYAEGIKRGHFSHVFLDEAGQASEPETMVPLSHLLRNETVVVLAGDPLQLGPIVFSKDAENFGLGTSYMERLFECQLYGDLNENYATRLVRNYRCHPAILQLPSEMFYGGELIACKEDDKASAQTWVDLLPNKEFPLLFIGIQGCDEREGNNPSWFNRIEASKVVEIIRDLIENKGLKEEDIGVITPYRQQVQKIRKALESFDWANVKVGSVEQFQGQEREVIIISTVRSTVTHNDFDRIHYLGFLSNPRRFNVAATRARSLLVVIGNPHIICKDPYWNKLLWYCADNGSYKGCFLPERLEILEEDSGRANNWCDDGAQAKSWDCEGAQAKSWDCEGAQANDWDCEGAEAKSWDCEVAQVNNWDYDQAKNWNDGGTCENEGKQNLQPSPEVQCGTVHQSEYIPDPVMDEAEWSDGWK, from the exons ATGGGCTCAGTTGCTGATAAGTCGGATGATGAATATTCAATAATTACTGATAAAGGAGACATCGGATTCGTTGACTTTGACAGATATAAATCAGCTTGTAGCTACAATCCAAATGGAGAGAGCGAGATAGTTGTTATATCTGTTCCATTTCCACTGATAGGGGGAAAACCTAAATCAGGAATTGTTGGTGAAACTATTGTCGATTCAATCACAATAGagaataccactaatgattcgcTGGAACTCTGGTCAATTAAGATTTATGACTCGAAACCTGAGGATTCGTTCACTCTATCTCTGATGAAACCTCCAACTCCATGTTCCGACATGCAATATGTTCAAGAATTTATGGAGTCCTTTAGCTTAGAGGATAGAATGCTACGACCAGGTCAGACACTAACAGTGTGGTTGTCTTGTAAACCGAAAGAAATTGGGTTGCACACATCAGCTGTGCATATCAATGTTGGCGATGAGACCGTAGAAAGATTGGTTTTTGTCCTGGCTGAGGATAAGGTCTCGCAGTCACTAGCTTCGAGCAGGCCATACTACAGAGATAGAAAGAAGAAAGCACCAGCAGTAGATGTTTTTGCTCCTAATGCATTCGTTGTGGGTTCTCGTCCTACAAGGGCACGAAATCAAGGATTCAGATACAGACTTCCTTCATATCGCATTCCTGGGGATATAAGGGAAATGATAGAGAAGGAACAGTTTCCTGATGTTATTGGGGAAGGTTTAAGAAGAGATAATTACATTctttattttagaattttactaaatattgaagaaatcaagaTGGAG GAAGACATGAGGGACTATGAAATGGAGTCCGCCACCATGAAGCGAAGGGGGCCTCAATTTTTGTCCCTTGATGTCCCAGGGCTAGCTGAGAGGAGGCCGTCACTTGTTTATGGGGATTATATCTTTGCAAGGCTAGCTACTGCAGATGCAAGTGAGACCACCCCTTATCAG GGTTATATCCACCGAGTTGAGGCGGAAGAAGTGTATTTGAAGTTTGATAAAGAATTCCACATCAACCATGTTGCTGGAAATCTTTATAATGTGCAGTTTGCATTCAATCGTACGAGTGTGCGGAGGTTACACCAAGCCATTGAAGCTACAGAAAGCTTAAATGGAGAAATTCTCTTTCCATCAGGCATATCCAGAGCAAGACATATACAAGCTGCCAGACTGGCACCTATTTCATGTACGCTTAACAAGGAGCAGACGACTGCAGTTGAAAAGATCCTTGGGTGCAAAGGCGGAGCTCCATACGTTATCCATGGGCCTCCTGGTACAGGCAAAACAAGGACTCTTATAGAAGCTATTCTCCAGCTACACGTTACGAGGAAAGATGCTCGTGTTCTCGTCTGCGCACCTTCAAATAGTGCTGCAGACCATATACTTGAGAAACTTGTCAGTCAGCAGAATGTTGAAGTGAAGGACCATGAGATTTTTAGGCTGAATGCACTCACACGTCCTCTAGACGACGTGAATCCTAGTCACATTCGCTTTTGCAATGTTGAAGTTGATGCCTTCAAGTGTCCTCTTCTCAGGGACCTTAGAAGATATAGGATTATTATATCTACATATGCTAGTGCATCTCTTCTTTATGCTGAAGGTATTAAACGGGGACATTTCTCTCACGTTTTCTTGGATGAGGCAGGACAGGCATCGGAGCCTGAAACCATGGTTCCTCTGTCGCATCTTTTAAGGAACGAGACAGTAGTGGTACTTGCTGGTGATCCACTGCAACTTGGTCCCATAGTTTTTTCAAAAGATGCTGAAAATTTTGGGTTGGGGACGTCATATATGGAAAGGTTATTTGAATGCCAGTTATATGGTGATCTCAACGAAAATTATGCTACCAGACTAGTAAGAAACTATCGGTGTCATCCAGCAATTCTGCAGCTTCCCTCAGAAATGTTTTATGGAGGAGAGTTGATCGCATGTAAAGAAGATGATAAAGCTTCTGCTCAGACTTGGGTGGACCTGCTTCCAAACAAGGAATTTCCGTTGCTTTTCATCGGCATCCAAGGTTGTGATGAAAGGGAAGGAAACAACCCATCATGGTTCAATAGGATTGAGGCAAGCAAGGTAGTAGAGATCATAAGGGATCTGATAGAGAACAAAGGTCTGAAAGAGGAAGATATTGGGGTGATAACACCTTACAGGCAACAAGTACAGAAAATAAGAAAAGCCCTTGAGAGTTTCGATTGGGCTAATGTAAAGGTCGGTAGTGTTGAGCAATTCCAAGGTCAGGAGAgagaagttattattatctcgaCCGTCCGATCAACTGTAACACACAATGATTTTGATAGAATCCACTATTTAGGATTTTTAAGCAATCCGAGAAGGTTTAATGTTGCTGCTACAAGAGCCAGATCGTTGCTTGTAGTTATTGGGAATCCACATATCATCTGCAAG GACCCCTACTGGAACAAGCTTTTATGGTATTGTGCAGACAATGGCTCCTATAAGGGCTGCTTCTTACCTGAAAGACTGGAGATCCTTGAAGAGGATTCTGGACGAGCAAATAATTGGTGTGATGACGGGGCTCAAGCAAAAAGTTGGGACTGCGAAGGAGCACAAGCAAAAAGTTGGGACTGCGAAGGGGCACAAGCTAACGATTGGGACTGTGAAGGAGCAGAAGCTAAAAGTTGGGACTGTGAAGTAGCTCAAGTTAATAATTGGGATTATGACCAAGCCAAGAATTGGAATGACGGAGGCACCTGTGAAAACGAAGGGAAACAGAATCTTCAGCCATCTCCGGAGGTTCAATGTGGTACAGTTCACCAGTCAGAATACATCCCAGACCCTGTTATGGATGAAGCTGAATGGTCTGATGGTTGGAAATAA
- the LOC107821117 gene encoding type IV inositol polyphosphate 5-phosphatase 7-like: MRDEYSKKSKLSWSRKLVEKWFNIKGKTEEFQSDESVRGGSYERRTSISDWDHCTMKKIKTEKSTRGMEHPPWGSVDLDRPQIISVQNYRVFVSTWNVGGESPPSNLNLDEWLHSSPPADIYVLGFQEIVPLNAGNILGVEDNGPAKKWMALIGKTLNSGPGTSGGNGCYTSPVPDPIAEWNADFEGSKRHKASSFFHRRSFQTPQCGIMENDPSILQPRMDGRYSVCDRVILGHRSSDFDPNIRWEQRQSDYTSAHWPSDYSSCHRPSDYSSGHRLSDYSCGQRPSDFSKWGSSDDDYGPADSPTASFSPVTNGVYAPMEDGYRMPKNSTYCLAASKQMVGIFLTVWMRSDLREHVGNMKISCVGRGLMGYLRNKGSISISMQLHQTSFCFVCSHLTSGQKKGDELRRNSDVMEILKKTRFLQVSGAGEEKSPSPETILEHDRVIWLGDLNYRIALSYHSAKALVEMQNWRALLGNDQLRIEQRRGRVFVGWKEGKIYFPPTYKYSRNSDKYAGEDIQPKEKRRTPAWCDRILWHGRGFQQLSYVRGESRFSDHRAIFSIFWVEVESVRNRLRKMSCSSSRIEVEELLPYAHGYTELCFF; this comes from the exons ATGAGGGATGAGTATTCCAAGAAAAGCAAG CTGTCATGGTCAAGAAAATTAGTTGAGAAATGGTTCAATATTAAGGGCAAAACTGAGGAATTCCAGTCTGATGAATCTGTCCGTGGAG GAAGTTATGAGCGGAGAACAAGCATATCCGACTGGGATCACTGCACAATGAAGAAGATTAAAACAG AAAAATCAACCAGGGGTATGGAGCATCCCCCATGGGGAAGTGTCGATCTTGATCGTCCTCAGATTATAAGTGTACAAAATTATAG AGTCTTTGTCTCTACATGGAATGTGGGCGGAGAATCACCACCGAGCAATTTGAATCTAGATGAATGGCTTCATTCCTCACCCCCTGCAGATATTTATGTACTCGG ATTTCAGGAAATAGTTCCGCTAAATGCTGGTAATATTCTGGGAGTTGAAGACAATGGCCCCGCCAAAAAGTGGATGGCTTTGATCGGGAAGACATTAAACAGCGGTCCTGGTACTAGTGGAGGTAATGGTTGCTACACTTCTCCTGTTCCAGATCCAATTGCCGAGTGGAATGCTGACTTTGAGGGGTCAAAAAGACACAAGGCATCGTCCTTCTTTCATCGTCGTTCATTCCAGACTCCTCAATGCGGGATCATGGAAAATGATCCATCCATCTTGCAACCTCGCATGGATGGACGATACAGTGTTTGTGATCGAGTAATTCTTGGTCATAGGTCTAGTGATTTTGATCCTAATATTAGGTGGGAGCAGAGGCAAAGCGACTATACTTCTGCTCACTGGCCAAGTGATTATTCATCTTGTCACAGGCCAAGCGATTATTCATCTGGCCATAGGCTTAGTGACTATTCCTGCGGACAGAGGCCAAGTGATTTCTCCAAATGGGGCTCGTCAGATGATGATTATGGACCTGCAGATTCACCAACTGCTTCGTTTTCACCTGTGACAAATGGAGTGTACGCTCCTATGGAAGACGGTTATAGAATGCCCAAAAATTCAACCTACTGTTTAGCAGCAAGTAAACAAATGGTTGGCATTTTTCTCACTGTATGGATGCGGAGTGATCTTAGGGAACATGTTGGGAATATGAAAATATCATGTGTTGGCAGAGGGTTGATGGGTTACCTTAGGAATAAG GGATCTATTTCAATCAGTATGCAGTTGCATCAGACAAGCTTTTGCTTTGTTTGCTCTCACTTAACCTCTGGTCAAAAAAAGGGTGATGAGTTGCGCAGAAATTCTGATGTCATGGAGATCCTAAAGAAAACGAGGTTTCTGCAAGTTAGTGGTGCAGGTGAAGAGAAATCACCATCACCAGAGACTATTCTTGAACACGA CCGGGTTATTTGGCTTGGGGATTTGAACTATCGGATTGCACTTTCTTATCATTCTGCAAAAGCACTTGTTGAGATGCAAAACTGGAGAGCATTGTTGGGAAATGACCAG CTGAGGATAGAACAAAGACGTGGTCGAGTTTTTGTGGGATGGAAAGAAGGAAAGATATATTTCCCACCAACATATAAATATTCTAGGAATTCAGATAAGTATGCTGGGGAAGACATTCAACCAAAGGAGAAGCGTCGAACGCCTGCATG GTGTGATCGGATTCTGTGGCATGGAAGGGGTTTCCAACAGTTGTCTTATGTGCGTGGGGAATCAAGATTTTCAGATCATAGAgccattttcagtattttttggGTTGAAGTTGAGTCAGTACGCAATAGATTGAGGAAAATGAGTTGTTCAAGCTCAAGAATTGAGGTGGAGGAGCTCTTGCCCTATGCACATGGTTATACCGAACTCTGTTTCTTCTGA